The proteins below come from a single Pedobacter aquae genomic window:
- a CDS encoding NADH-quinone oxidoreductase subunit C, translated as MTFVEIKELLIQKFGTDSIEAEETQGLQPALVIKKDHIVEVCLALRDNEKTWFDFLSSLSGIDYGVEAQKFGVVYHLTSILKKHQLVLKVYQENDRDEQNLPVFKSVTSVWKTADWHEREAFDLLGIYFEGHPDLRRILLPDDWEGYPLRKDYKTAEQYHNIKIDL; from the coding sequence ATGACATTTGTAGAGATAAAAGAACTCCTAATACAAAAATTTGGCACTGATAGTATTGAGGCAGAGGAAACACAAGGCCTGCAACCTGCTTTAGTAATCAAAAAAGACCATATCGTTGAGGTTTGTTTGGCATTAAGAGATAATGAAAAAACCTGGTTTGATTTTTTATCAAGCCTTAGCGGTATTGATTATGGTGTAGAAGCACAAAAATTTGGTGTGGTTTATCACCTTACATCTATCCTTAAAAAGCATCAACTGGTTTTAAAAGTCTATCAAGAGAATGATAGAGATGAGCAAAACTTACCTGTATTTAAATCTGTTACCAGCGTTTGGAAAACAGCCGATTGGCATGAAAGAGAAGCTTTTGATCTTTTGGGTATTTATTTTGAAGGTCATCCAGATTTAAGAAGAATTTTATTACCAGATGATTGGGAAGGCTATCCTTTAAGGAAAGATTATAAAACAGCAGAGCAATATCACAACATTAAAATAGACCTTTAA
- the purE gene encoding 5-(carboxyamino)imidazole ribonucleotide mutase: protein MYKPKVGIIMGSRSDLPIMEEAANVLKELGVAYELTVVSAHRTPERMFEYANKAAERGLKVIIAGAGGAAHLPGMVASITTLPVIGVPVKSSNSIDGWDSVLSILQMPNGIPVATVALNAAKNAGILAAQILATADDHLAQQVAKFKNDLKAKIEESAELLKSEGYPSAF, encoded by the coding sequence ATGTATAAGCCAAAAGTTGGTATCATCATGGGTAGCCGGTCTGATCTTCCTATTATGGAAGAGGCTGCAAATGTTTTAAAAGAATTAGGTGTAGCATACGAATTAACCGTTGTATCTGCACACCGTACCCCAGAAAGAATGTTTGAATATGCTAATAAAGCAGCAGAGAGAGGCTTAAAAGTTATCATAGCTGGTGCAGGTGGCGCAGCTCATTTACCTGGCATGGTAGCTTCTATTACTACACTTCCTGTTATTGGTGTTCCGGTAAAATCAAGCAATTCTATTGATGGCTGGGATTCTGTTTTATCTATCTTACAAATGCCAAATGGTATTCCTGTAGCTACAGTAGCGCTTAATGCCGCTAAAAATGCAGGTATATTGGCCGCACAAATTTTAGCTACCGCTGATGATCATTTAGCACAACAAGTAGCAAAATTTAAAAACGATTTAAAAGCAAAAATTGAAGAATCGGCAGAGCTTTTAAAATCAGAAGGATACCCTTCTGCGTTTTAA
- a CDS encoding 5-(carboxyamino)imidazole ribonucleotide synthase: protein MKSNITQTRLGILGGGQLGRMLIQEAINFNLSISILDPDANAPCKNICDYFEVGSISDYETVYNFGKNLDLLTIEIEKVNIEALEDLEKEGVTVFPQPRIIRLIQDKGLQKQFFKENDIPTSEFQLIANKEQLLTDKIPFPYIQKLRKDGYDGKGVVKIVDESDLNKAFEQASIVEKWIDFEKEIAVIIARNENGQTKTFPLVEMDFNKEANLVEFLISPSTYNFEIQQKADKIARDIADCLNIVGLLAVEMFVTKNGEILVNELAPRPHNSGHHTIEGNVTSQFQQHLRAILNLPLGSTASIANAVMINLLGEAGYEGPAEYEGLKEVLQKEGVYVHLYGKVFTKPFRKMGHVTIVDQDRNAAIEKAQFVKEKLKVKS from the coding sequence ATGAAATCAAATATTACACAAACCCGTTTGGGTATTTTAGGTGGCGGTCAGTTAGGCCGAATGCTCATTCAGGAAGCCATTAATTTTAATCTTTCTATTAGTATTTTAGATCCTGATGCAAACGCCCCTTGTAAAAATATATGCGACTATTTTGAAGTTGGCTCTATCAGCGACTATGAAACTGTATATAACTTCGGTAAAAACCTTGATTTACTGACAATAGAGATAGAAAAAGTAAATATCGAGGCTTTAGAAGATTTAGAAAAAGAAGGCGTTACAGTTTTTCCTCAGCCCAGAATCATCAGGTTGATACAAGATAAAGGTCTTCAAAAGCAATTCTTTAAAGAAAATGATATTCCAACATCAGAGTTTCAACTTATTGCTAACAAAGAGCAGTTGCTAACTGATAAAATACCTTTTCCTTATATCCAAAAGCTAAGAAAAGATGGTTATGATGGCAAAGGTGTGGTTAAAATTGTTGATGAATCTGATTTAAATAAAGCTTTTGAGCAAGCTTCTATTGTTGAGAAATGGATTGATTTTGAAAAGGAAATAGCTGTTATTATTGCTAGAAATGAAAACGGCCAAACAAAAACTTTCCCTTTAGTAGAAATGGATTTTAACAAAGAAGCTAATTTGGTAGAGTTTCTAATCAGCCCATCAACCTACAACTTTGAAATCCAGCAGAAAGCCGATAAAATTGCCAGAGACATTGCTGATTGCCTAAACATTGTAGGCTTATTAGCAGTAGAAATGTTTGTAACCAAAAATGGCGAAATTTTAGTAAACGAGTTAGCTCCTCGCCCGCATAACAGTGGTCACCATACCATAGAAGGAAACGTAACCTCTCAATTTCAGCAACATTTAAGGGCTATACTAAATTTACCTTTAGGTAGTACTGCAAGTATCGCCAATGCTGTGATGATTAATCTTTTAGGTGAAGCTGGTTATGAAGGCCCGGCAGAATATGAAGGTTTAAAAGAGGTGCTACAAAAAGAAGGGGTTTATGTGCATTTATATGGTAAAGTTTTCACTAAACCTTTCCGTAAAATGGGCCATGTTACCATTGTAGATCAAGATAGAAACGCTGCTATAGAAAAAGCACAATTTGTTAAAGAAAAACTAAAAGTTAAATCATAA
- the pdxH gene encoding pyridoxamine 5'-phosphate oxidase produces MSEQKLNLKDLRQDYRSAFLLEEDIEKTPLKQFEKWFKDALKAEILEPNAMTLATASREGIPSARIVLLKDYDEDGFTFFTNYSSNKGQQLTENPFAALVFFWGDLERQIRIEGVIEKISIHESTSYYHSRPKGSQLGAWASPQSSVIPNREFLELNLKKLEEQYKDKEVVPKPDFWGGYRLIPNLIEFWQGRSNRLHDRITYKRQKDESWTIERLAP; encoded by the coding sequence ATGAGTGAGCAAAAATTAAATTTAAAAGATTTAAGACAAGATTATCGTTCTGCTTTTCTTCTGGAAGAAGATATAGAAAAAACGCCTTTAAAACAGTTTGAAAAATGGTTTAAAGATGCTTTAAAAGCAGAAATTCTAGAACCTAATGCCATGACCTTGGCTACTGCATCTAGAGAAGGTATACCATCGGCAAGAATTGTTCTTTTAAAAGATTACGATGAAGATGGCTTCACTTTTTTCACCAATTATAGCAGCAATAAAGGGCAACAATTAACAGAAAATCCTTTCGCAGCACTGGTATTTTTTTGGGGAGATTTAGAAAGACAAATTCGCATTGAAGGTGTGATAGAGAAGATAAGTATACACGAATCAACATCTTACTATCACTCTAGGCCAAAAGGAAGTCAGCTTGGCGCCTGGGCATCTCCACAAAGCAGTGTAATCCCAAATAGGGAGTTTTTAGAACTAAACTTGAAAAAACTAGAAGAACAGTATAAAGATAAAGAAGTTGTACCGAAACCAGACTTTTGGGGAGGTTACAGGCTTATCCCTAATTTGATAGAATTTTGGCAAGGAAGATCTAACCGTTTACACGATAGAATTACCTATAAAAGACAAAAAGATGAATCTTGGACTATAGAAAGGCTTGCTCCATGA
- a CDS encoding YqgE/AlgH family protein: MLSKVLPKVGDLLISEPFMLDENFKRSVVLLTERGDEGDVGYVLNHKSNLLLKDVVADCWDANFLIHIGGPVANGTLNFIHCCPDKIPGGTPIGKDLFWGGDFETLKLQINSYNITESEIKFFIGYSGWDKGQLVAEINENSWIVSDQYNPAMIFEYSDKNIWKEAILNLGVKYAHVANFPENPEWN, encoded by the coding sequence ATGCTGAGTAAAGTTTTACCTAAAGTTGGAGATTTATTAATATCAGAGCCTTTTATGCTTGATGAAAATTTCAAGCGTTCTGTAGTTTTATTAACCGAACGAGGTGATGAAGGCGATGTTGGCTATGTACTAAATCATAAAAGTAATTTATTACTGAAAGATGTTGTTGCAGATTGTTGGGATGCTAATTTTTTGATTCATATTGGCGGGCCTGTAGCTAATGGTACCTTAAATTTTATACATTGTTGTCCGGATAAAATTCCAGGTGGTACACCTATAGGGAAAGATTTATTTTGGGGTGGCGATTTTGAAACGCTAAAGCTCCAAATTAACAGTTACAACATTACAGAGTCTGAGATTAAGTTCTTTATAGGCTATTCTGGTTGGGATAAAGGACAATTAGTAGCCGAGATAAATGAAAATAGCTGGATAGTATCTGATCAATACAACCCAGCTATGATTTTTGAATATTCTGATAAAAATATCTGGAAAGAAGCCATCTTAAATTTGGGCGTTAAATATGCCCATGTAGCTAATTTTCCTGAAAACCCAGAATGGAATTAA